In Mycobacterium sp. ITM-2016-00317, the genomic window TGCACCAGAACCTGGTTCACGATGAGTTCGGCGACCTTGACGCCCATCAGCGACAGCGCGCCGAGTGTGCGCACCGCCTCCGCGGCGACCACCCGTTCCGGCGTCATGACCAGATGGGCGCTGACCCGCGATCCGTCGGTGAGCAATGTGCTCAGCCGGTCGGTCCCGGCCCCGATCCGCTCCAGCAGGTCGACCACCGCCGCCGAGCGCGCGTCGTCGGCGCCGGACAACCGGCGGTGCCTCGGCCACGCCCGCTCCAGGTACAGCCCGAACGTCGCGGGCAGGGTCATCATGCGCATCGCGTCGGCCGTGGAGGCACAGTCGACGACCACCAGATCCCATCCCCCGGAGTCGGCGAGCTCGCCCACCTCGTGCAGGCCCAGCACCTCCTGCACCCCGGGCAACGCCGAAAGCTCTTCCGGTGCAATGTCTCCGACATCGGACTCGGGGAACCGGGCGGCGAGCGGGCCTGCGACCGTGCGCCACCGTTCCGACAGCAGGGCCAGGGTGTCCAGGGCCAGCGCGTCCAGCGATCCGCCGCCGGACGCCGTGGTGTCCAGGTCGGCCAGCACCCGGGTGGGCGCCCGCAGGCCGGTCGGGACGACGGGGACACCCAGCACGTCGCCGGTCGAGTGCGCCTGATCGGTGGACACCACGAGGACCCGCGCCCCCGCCCGTGCCGCGCGCACCGCCGTGGCGGTCGCCAGCGTCGACTTGCCCACCCCGCCCTTGCCGACGAACAGACTGATCCGCGGCAACCCG contains:
- a CDS encoding ArsA family ATPase; this translates as MGAPDAGSAPGLPRISLFVGKGGVGKSTLATATAVRAARAGARVLVVSTDQAHSTGDVLGVPVVPTGLRAPTRVLADLDTTASGGGSLDALALDTLALLSERWRTVAGPLAARFPESDVGDIAPEELSALPGVQEVLGLHEVGELADSGGWDLVVVDCASTADAMRMMTLPATFGLYLERAWPRHRRLSGADDARSAAVVDLLERIGAGTDRLSTLLTDGSRVSAHLVMTPERVVAAEAVRTLGALSLMGVKVAELIVNQVLVQDDSFEYSNLPAHPAFDWYTERISEQRTVLAELDRVIGDVALVMVPHVSGEPIGAKALGELLDSARSRDGAPPPGPLRPVVDRESGSGLDAVYRLRVDLPQVDSSALALGRVDDDLIIGAGGMRRRVRLASVLRRCTVIDAQLRGSELTVRFRPNPEVWPR